One Panicum virgatum strain AP13 chromosome 3N, P.virgatum_v5, whole genome shotgun sequence DNA segment encodes these proteins:
- the LOC120664136 gene encoding protein ALP1-like isoform X1: MDSQMVATPMQFEVQEATRRQWVEASLRVPWRCYENFRMNNEAFHKLHNILVTNHGLQSTQEFHSIEALGMFLWACGHGHCMRQVKDRLGRGLGTISQKFGDVLHTMMSFADIVIRPQDPTYSTVHASLRPYSPFFDGCIGAIDGTHIPVCVSRKSHDDYTNRKGWPSQNVLAVVDFDTRFTFIGVGMAGAVHDMAVLRQGWEAETFPHPPPGRYYLVDKGYAQERGYLGPHRQTKYWKKEFKKRGPQHLEEVFNYHHSKLRNVAERSLGVAKNKWQMLKGMPKYPKDKQNHIIVACFALHNFVQDENARSLTIDLPSIPTPSEYSFRWLESTAKDEMSTVSNYITTGLAVMGFR, translated from the exons ATGGACAGCCAAATGGTAGCGACGCCCATGCAATTCGAAGTGCAAGAGGCTACTAGGCGACAATGGGTGGAAGCTAGTTTGAGGGTCCCATGGAGATGCTATGAGAATTTCC GTATGAACAACGAGGCATTTCATAAGCTGCATAACATTTTAGTTACGAACCATGGGCTGCAGTCTACTCAAGAGTTCCATTCCATAGAGGCTTTAGGCATGTTCCTATGGGCATGCGGGCACGGGCATTGCATGAGGCAGGTCAAAGACAGACTTGGTAGGGGTTTGGGAACAATAAGCCAGAAGTTTGGGGACGTGCTACACACGATGATGTCATTTGCCGATATAGTGATTAGGCCACAGGATCCGACTTATAGCACCGTGCATGCAAGTTTGAGGCCGTACTCACCTTTCTTCGACGGATGCATAGGCGCTATAGATGGAACACACATACCTGTGTGTGTCTCTCGTAAGTCACATGATGATTACACCAACAGGAAAGGCTGGCCAAGCCAGAATGTATTAGCTGTAGTTGACTTCGACACGAGGTTCACCTTTATTGGTGTGGGGATGGCGGGAGCTGTGCACGACATGGCGGTGCTAAGGCAGGGGTGGGAGGCAGAAACTTTCCCTCACCCACCACCAG GAAGGTATTATTTGGTGGACAAAGGGTATGCCCAAGAACGTGGGTATTTGGGACCGCATCGCCAGACCAAGTACTGGAAGAAGGAGTTCAAGAAAAGGGGTCCTCAGCATTTGGAAGAGGTGTTCAACTACCATCATTCGAAACTTCGAAATGTAGCTGAAAGGTCACTTGGGGTAGCCAAAAATAAGTGGCAAATGTTGAAAGGAATGCCTAAATATCCTAAGGACAAGCAAAATCATATTATTGTGGCATGTTTTGCGCTGCATAACTTTGTACAGGATGAGAATGCACGGTCACTGACAATCGACTTGCCGTCGATACCTACACCAAGTGAGTATTCGTTTCGGTGGCTGGAGTCAACGGCGAAAGATGAGATGTCAACTGTCAGCAACTATATTACTACCGGACTTGCAGTTATGGGGTTCAG atga
- the LOC120664136 gene encoding protein ALP1-like isoform X2, which yields MRISVRLFVGMNNEAFHKLHNILVTNHGLQSTQEFHSIEALGMFLWACGHGHCMRQVKDRLGRGLGTISQKFGDVLHTMMSFADIVIRPQDPTYSTVHASLRPYSPFFDGCIGAIDGTHIPVCVSRKSHDDYTNRKGWPSQNVLAVVDFDTRFTFIGVGMAGAVHDMAVLRQGWEAETFPHPPPGRYYLVDKGYAQERGYLGPHRQTKYWKKEFKKRGPQHLEEVFNYHHSKLRNVAERSLGVAKNKWQMLKGMPKYPKDKQNHIIVACFALHNFVQDENARSLTIDLPSIPTPSEYSFRWLESTAKDEMSTVSNYITTGLAVMGFR from the exons ATGAGAATTTCC GTTCGTTTGTTTGTAGGTATGAACAACGAGGCATTTCATAAGCTGCATAACATTTTAGTTACGAACCATGGGCTGCAGTCTACTCAAGAGTTCCATTCCATAGAGGCTTTAGGCATGTTCCTATGGGCATGCGGGCACGGGCATTGCATGAGGCAGGTCAAAGACAGACTTGGTAGGGGTTTGGGAACAATAAGCCAGAAGTTTGGGGACGTGCTACACACGATGATGTCATTTGCCGATATAGTGATTAGGCCACAGGATCCGACTTATAGCACCGTGCATGCAAGTTTGAGGCCGTACTCACCTTTCTTCGACGGATGCATAGGCGCTATAGATGGAACACACATACCTGTGTGTGTCTCTCGTAAGTCACATGATGATTACACCAACAGGAAAGGCTGGCCAAGCCAGAATGTATTAGCTGTAGTTGACTTCGACACGAGGTTCACCTTTATTGGTGTGGGGATGGCGGGAGCTGTGCACGACATGGCGGTGCTAAGGCAGGGGTGGGAGGCAGAAACTTTCCCTCACCCACCACCAG GAAGGTATTATTTGGTGGACAAAGGGTATGCCCAAGAACGTGGGTATTTGGGACCGCATCGCCAGACCAAGTACTGGAAGAAGGAGTTCAAGAAAAGGGGTCCTCAGCATTTGGAAGAGGTGTTCAACTACCATCATTCGAAACTTCGAAATGTAGCTGAAAGGTCACTTGGGGTAGCCAAAAATAAGTGGCAAATGTTGAAAGGAATGCCTAAATATCCTAAGGACAAGCAAAATCATATTATTGTGGCATGTTTTGCGCTGCATAACTTTGTACAGGATGAGAATGCACGGTCACTGACAATCGACTTGCCGTCGATACCTACACCAAGTGAGTATTCGTTTCGGTGGCTGGAGTCAACGGCGAAAGATGAGATGTCAACTGTCAGCAACTATATTACTACCGGACTTGCAGTTATGGGGTTCAG atga
- the LOC120664139 gene encoding dnaJ homolog subfamily B member 4-like, whose amino-acid sequence MGVDYYKVLAVGRSATDDELKKAYRHLAMKYHPDKNPSPQADSLFKQVSEAYDVLSDPQKRAIYDQYGEDGLKAGAPPPSASTHGAGAHGFRFNPRSAEDIFSEIFGGSFPGAGPRTPGGGVPPGFPGFGGAAGPGEASSAGLQRKAPMIERQLACSLEELYKGATKKMKISRDLLDATGKPTNVEEILTIDIKPGWKKGTKITFPEKGNEMRNVVPSDLVFIIEERAHPKFKRDGNDLIYTHKVSLVEALTGSTVQVATLDERTLTIPVKSVVSPTYEEVVQGEGMPITREPSKKGNLRIKFQIKFPTYLTSDQKAGIQQLLS is encoded by the exons atggGGGTGGACTACTACAAGGTGCTCGCCGTCGGCCGCAGCGCCACCGACGACGAGCTCAAGAAGGCCTACCGCCACCTCGCCATGAAGTACCACCCGGACAAGAACCCCTCGCCACAGGCCGATTCCCTCTTCAAGCAGGTCTCCGAGGCCTACGAC GTGCTCAGCGACCCGCAGAAGCGCGCCATCTACGACCAGTACGGGGAGGACGGCCTCAAGGCCGGCGCGCCCCCGCCCTCCGCCTCCacgcacggcgccggcgcccacgGGTTCCGCTTCAACCCGAGGAGCGCCGAGGATATCTTCTCGGAGATATTCGGCGGCTCGTTCCCTGGGGCGGGTCCCCGAACCCCAGGCGGAGGCGTTCCCCCGGGGTTCCCGGGATTCGGCGGCGCCGCTGGGCCAGGGGAGGCATCTAGCGCGGGGCTGCAGAGGAAGGCGCCGATGATCGAGCGGCAGCTGGCTTGTAGTCTGGAGGAACTGTACAAGGGCGCCACTAAGAAGATGAAGATCTCCAGGGATCTCCTTGACGCCACCGG GAAACCAACAAACGTTGAGGAGATCCTAACGATTGATATCAAACCTGGATGGAAGAAGGGCACAAAAATCACATTTCCTGAGAAAGGCAATGAGATGCGCAATGTTGTACCATCAGATCTAGTGTTCATAATAGAAGAACGGGCACATCCCAAGTTCAAGAGAGATGGGAACGACCTTATTTACACACATAAGGTCTCTCTTGTGGAGGCATTGACGGGCAGCACAGTCCAAGTGGCAACTCTGGATGAACGAACCCTGACTATTCCCGTGAAATCTGTTGTCAGTCCTACCTATGAAGAAGTTGTGCAGGGAGAAGGCATGCCAATCACAAGGGAACCTTCTAAGAAGGGGAACCTGCGGATTAAGTTTCAGATCAAGTTCCCCACTTATCTAACGTCTGACCAAAAGGCTGGGATCCAACAGCTTCTATCTTAG
- the LOC120664137 gene encoding probable 2-oxoglutarate-dependent dioxygenase At3g111800, translating into MEGAGAGWPEPVVRVQSLSESGAATIPGRYVKPEAERPSSAAPAAGPGGATAEGIPVVDLSSPGDPATARAVSEACRDWGFFQAVNHGVPPELLRRARGVWRGFFRQPMEVKQRYANSPATYEGYGSRLGVEKGAVLDWGDYYFLHVRPPRLFDPDKWPHLPPDLRETTEEYSREVAALCGRLMTAMSVGLGAGPSRLQEAFGGAEGAGVCVRVNYYPRCPQPELTLGLSSHSDPGGMTVLLADDRVRGLQVRRRGAWVTVDPVPGAFIVNVGDQIQVLTNATYRSVEHRVMVNAAEERLSVALFYNPRSDLPLAPLPELVSPERPSLYSPMTFDEYRLFIRSKGPRGKSQVESLKAAAVGAAR; encoded by the exons ATGGAAGGCGCAGGAGCCGGGTGGCCGGAGCCGGTGGTGCGGGTGCAGTCGCTGTCGGagagcggcgccgccaccatcccGGGGCGGTACGTCAAGCCGGAGGCGGAGCGCccgtcgtcggcggcgccggcggccgggcccgGGGGAGCGACGGCAGAGGGCATCCCCGTGGTGGACCTGTCGTCGCCGGGCGACCCGGCGACCGCGCGGGCGGTGTCGGAGGCGTGCCGCGACTGGGGCTTCTTCCAGGCGGTGAACCACGGCGTGCCCCCGGAGCTCCtccggcgcgcgcggggcgtGTGGCGCGGCTTCTTCCGGCAGCCGATGGAGGTGAAGCAGCGGTACGCCAACTCGCCGGCGACGTACGAGGGATACGGCAGCCGGCTGGGCGTGGAGAAGGGCGCCGTCCTCGACTGGGGCGACTACTACTTCCTCCACGTCCGCCCGCCCCGCCTCTTCGACCCTGACAAGTGGCCACACCTCCCCCCGGACCTCAG GGAGACGACGGAGGAGTACAgccgggaggtggcggcgctgtgcgggcgCCTGATGACGGCGATGTCAGTGGGGCTGGGCGCCGGGCCGTCGCGGCTGCAGGAGGCGttcggcggcgcggagggcgcCGGGGTGTGCGTGCGGGTGAACTACTACCCGCGGTGCCCGCAGCCGGAGCTGACGCTGGGCCTGTCCTCGCACTCGGACCCCGGCGGCATGACCGTGCTCCTCGCCGACGACCGCGTCCGGGGCCTCcaggtgcgccgccgcggcgcctggGTCACCGTCGACCCCGTGCCCGGCGCCTTCATCGTCAACGTCGGCGACCAAATCCAG GTGCTGACGAACGCGACGTACCGGAGCGTGGAGCACCGGGTGATGGTGaacgcggcggaggagcggctgTCGGTGGCGCTCTTCTACAACCCCCGGAGCGACCTCCCGCTGGCGCCCCTGCCGGAGCTCGTCTCGCCGGAGCGCCCCTCGCTCTACAGCCCCATGACCTTCGACGAGTACCGCCTGTTCATCCGCAGCAAGGGGCCACGCGGCAAGAGCCAGGTCGAGTCGCtcaaggccgccgccgtcggcgcagCCAGATAA